The following is a genomic window from Neodiprion virginianus isolate iyNeoVirg1 chromosome 1, iyNeoVirg1.1, whole genome shotgun sequence.
GAAATCGAATTAAAATGGTACGTTAGATTTGATTACGTTAAAACTTGGTATGATCTTCAACAGATGCTGACCTTCTTCCTAACCTCTAAAATTCTCTACTTCGCACTTATCAGTTCAATCTgagtatgaaaatttcacaatttattccaagggaataatttttaatgctCAGTTGATTTGAAGAATACACAGTAATTCCGGGAACTCAATTTCAACTAGTAATACGAATCACGTTCGTTATTTACATGGATAACACGAATTCTaattcgcaaatttttctctattcgCGCTCCTCCGTTGATGttcttttagaaaaaaatggatgttCTTGTATTGAAACATATCACTGTCATATTAACAATACAACAATTTTATGTATGCATTATTTCTATTTTGATTGCGCCATTCCTCATAACATAAAATCATTAATGATGATGAAATAAGTTTGAAATGTTTCTGTACTCGCAGcagtaattttcttttttgtttgttaaatTCTCCACTAACTTTATCAtgacaatattaatatttcgtGTAAAAGATGATGAATTTTGTCAAACATTTTAACTGTCAATAGATGTTTAACATCATAGGTTAATTTATAGTCAATATTAATTAATGCCCGTATATTAATAGAGTCAAACCGCAGAGTCCGGGAAAGAAGTCGATGAAAGTAATGACGATCAGGAGGATTTTTCATTATCACATGaagaaaatgtggaaaacacATTGGCTTCATTCAGGGAAAGATGGCAACGAGAACTTGAAATATCACCCAGAAAGGAACCAAACATACAAGTTTCTCAAATCTCAAATAACATCCCTTCAGAAGGAGATTCAGCATCCATTGAAAACAAGGTATCcgatatataataaaaatgcattagagtaatatatttcataatgTTAAACTTTATGACGATAATGTAAGCAGTTTAGAGGAAGGCACACAAATCATATAATTAGTTATTTGTGTagtaagaatctttcttctGCCATTCGCTAAACAAACTCATATTGGTgaagtaattgaattttttctttgtgttTCTTCGCATTGACATAGTTCGATTGCATTAGATTTTGAATCAATCTTAAATTTACTTGTTAATAATATCATACAAATCGTTTTATTACAGGCTAAAACCTTATTCCTCAAAGGTATAGAGAATGAGCAAAATGGCAAACTGTATGAAGCAATTCAGTTCTATAAACGTGCTGTGCAGCTCATACCTGACATTGAGTTTCGCTTGTATGAATCTACAAAACCAAAAACACGTGAGAGGCTTGATCCTGAGAACAGCATAGAAGTACAAGATAAAGATCCAGGCATAGAGATGGATGAGGAAGAAGATAACGAAGATGATGGAGATCTACTTACTAAAATAACAcgaattatttgtaaaaatcaaCGTGTTTGTTCTCCGCAATTTGAGCAAAGTGTAAGTGTCGGAAAAATGTAATACGCATACCACATTTTGCAACAGCTTTTGTACTCGAGTTTGAAACACTGCTGAAGTTTATCATAAGTTTCAGTCCTGAAGTATGTAAAGCCAAATACAAAAGATCCTCTCTGATTGGGTTCAATTTCTCCGttttttaattcgattttCGTGTTTCTCAAAACTCGTGCCGCTATTCAGGAAATCATTAATCAAACCTTTGCACAATATGTCATACCTTTGGTGACTGAAACCAGCGTATAAGTCCAGCGTTGTAAGTTTGAAGTACAGGTATCGAGCTATTAAAGCACACTGAGTTTTTTAACAACACGATTTCTAGATAAATCAGTTTCATGGAAGTAGGTTATTACTAACAAAACATCACTGTAGTTTTTAGCTGAAGATAACAGTGGTTTCATTTTTCCAGACAACGCATATATCAGCCTTACCTATGgagataatattatacattctgAGATGGGTGGTTTCATCAGAGCTTGATTTAAGATCCCTAGAGGTGTTTGCAAAAGTATGTCGTGGTTTTTTCGTATCAGCTAGAGACGATGAGATTTGGAGATTAGCTTGCATCAAGTAAGGAGGGATTATTCAAGCATCCTACATGAATATGCAATATTGGAAAACAGTTACATTCATTTTCACCTTTTAAAACCCAATGTATCCCGAAactgcaacattttttttaaggcagtgaaaaaaatgccaatttttctatttctcaaGTAATCTTCATCAATTGCAATAATGTTGCAGAGCATGGGGTGTAAATTGTGGTACATTTGAGCCTGATTACAAATCCTGGAGACAAATGTTCGTAGAACGTCCAAGACTTCGTTACAACGGCTGCTACATCAGTAAAACATCCTATGTACGTCACGGTGAAAACAGTTTTCAAGATCAATTTTATAGGCCATGGCATCTTGTTGAATACTTCAGGTATCTTCGGTAAGAGAAGagattttattcaaccatATTTATGGAACTTGGAAATTGTCACTCAGACCTTTtctgattatatttttgttattttattttcggcAGCTTCTTCCCAGAGGGTCGAGTTTTAATGCTAACATCGGCAGACGAAGCTCAGAGTTGTGTGAATTCTTTGAAACAACGAAATCCAAAAAACCCTTCAGTATTGATTGGTCATTACAGGCTTCACTTAAATTGTGTAATATTGGTATTAAAAAGCCAAGAAACCAAAACAAATAACAATGCTTACCGGCGTAGAAGAAGAGACCCAATTCACGATAGTGGCGAAAAGACTTTTCACTTGGTTagcattttttcttttctaaacTATTGGATAAAAGTTGAAATGGtttctatttttctcattctatTTCCGATTAATGCTGTCCTAAGAGCacgtgaattattttcaggAATTTGAGATTCAAAACCTTTATAAGAGGGCCAATTCGCAGCTAGCTTGGAAAACTTACAACATATTCACCAAGTACTGGAACGGGCAAGAAAACAGTACATGCCTAAATCTCGCAGGAAGCTTGTACCCTGCTTTCAAATTCAGCCGTGTAAAAAGTTATACTATGGAAAGTGAATCACcattacaataaatatattacgtatttttttaatcagatTTTGACATGTTGCGATGTAATTATGTATAGTTATGAATGCTTTAGATATCTGATAGTTGTTCGGGATTGCGATAAGTTTCTTCACTTTTCTCTCAATATTCTTAATTATATAATCTGGTAAAATGGTCTACCGAATTAATGCAATCGCTGAATCGATTTGCTGATTTGTCATTTATACACACAGTACGTTTAAATATGACAATTTTGTACACATGATATGCAATTTTAATCACATGTACGTACAAATTATGTGTACATTGGAGGTGAAAAATGTGttactttactttttcttGCAGACTCTTTGATAAGTATTTAACGTTATTttataaagaatattttgcGTGAAAATTGGCAATTTTTCTCCATGAGAGTCAGTGGATGGCCGTCACTGTATTGTGTTTTATTCAGCAGAACGAAATATATCTGTCATGCTCCTATTCCGATGAAGATTCTATTTTTCGGATAGAACTTTAGCATTTATTAACTTTCATTTAAACTTGGAGAGTTGAATAGCTGTGATCGATTGAAATTCAGTAACGTTATAGAAAAATGTACATTTATTTAAAGTACGGCTAAAAACCAACTTGAATATAATGGGTGTATTGTTGGTTTCTTTCCGTATGTTATGTTTGAAATGTTTTGGCAATCGAAAATTGAAGCGAAAAACAGTAACATTGATTCGTTGATAAAAGTGAAGTGATTGTACGTCTTAGAGCACCCTAACATTAATATCGTTGATAACACCGGcccacaagaaaaaaaaagtggtctgCAC
Proteins encoded in this region:
- the LOC124305586 gene encoding F-box only protein 9 isoform X1; this encodes MSQTAESGKEVDESNDDQEDFSLSHEENVENTLASFRERWQRELEISPRKEPNIQVSQISNNIPSEGDSASIENKAKTLFLKGIENEQNGKLYEAIQFYKRAVQLIPDIEFRLYESTKPKTRERLDPENSIEVQDKDPGIEMDEEEDNEDDGDLLTKITRIICKNQRVCSPQFEQSTTHISALPMEIILYILRWVVSSELDLRSLEVFAKVCRGFFVSARDDEIWRLACIKAWGVNCGTFEPDYKSWRQMFVERPRLRYNGCYISKTSYVRHGENSFQDQFYRPWHLVEYFRYLRFFPEGRVLMLTSADEAQSCVNSLKQRNPKNPSVLIGHYRLHLNCVILVLKSQETKTNNNAYRRRRRDPIHDSGEKTFHLEFEIQNLYKRANSQLAWKTYNIFTKYWNGQENSTCLNLAGSLYPAFKFSRVKSYTMESESPLQ
- the LOC124305586 gene encoding F-box only protein 9 isoform X2; protein product: MSQTAESGKEVDESNDDQEDFSLSHEENVENTLASFRERWQRELEISPRKEPNIQVSQISNNIPSEGDSASIENKAKTLFLKGIENEQNGKLYEAIQFYKRAVQLIPDIEFRLYESTKPKTRERLDPENSIEVQDKDPGIEMDEEEDNEDDGDLLTKITRIICKNQRVCSPQFEQSTTHISALPMEIILYILRWVVSSELDLRSLEVFAKVCRGFFVSARDDEIWRLACIKAWGVNCGTFEPDYKSWRQMFVERPRLRYNGCYISKTSYVRHGENSFQDQFYRPWHLVEYFRYLRFFPEGRVLMLTSADEAQSCVNSLKQRNPKNPSVLIGHYRLHLNCVILVLKSQETKTNNNAYRRRRRDPIHDSGEKTFHLST